The Xenopus tropicalis strain Nigerian chromosome 7, UCB_Xtro_10.0, whole genome shotgun sequence genome includes a region encoding these proteins:
- the pou2f3 gene encoding POU domain, class 2, transcription factor 3 isoform X3 produces MEAETWRTIKTEDFSEALQSGIPHRPCHLSQGSMIGGGQMSGEMTSLHPLQQLVLVPSHLQPASPYLLSQSQSGQQGLLQPNHLSLSQQQGGILQPQTGLGLASQAVGRPGLPGSPLESHLEMGHLHVPKHLPMVPDEPSDLEELEKFAKTFKQRRIKLGFTQGDVGLAMGKLYGNDFSQTTISRFEALNLSFKNMCKLKPLLEKWLNDAESAPSDAALTPSTNYAQLSEMFGRKRKKRTSIETNIRLTLEKRFQDNPKPSSEEISMIAEQLVMEKEVVRVWFCNRRQKEKRINCPMNLPLKSPVYNSRMAPTGPLGTMSMTPGHSTMTSTVTSSCSPGSSSRPSSPSSGLQPSSPGSSLNSSKPTVNTSSYSNSSSWYRWNHSQYYH; encoded by the exons ATGGAAGCGGAAACCTGGAGAACG ATCAAGACTGAAGATTTTAGTGAGGCACTACAGTCAGGAATTCCTCATCGGCCATGTCACCTGTCCCAAGGATCCATGATAGGCGGAGGACAGATGTCTGGG GAAATGACTTCTTTACACCCTCTCCAACAGCTGGTATTGGTACCCAGCCATTTACAACCTGCCTCTCCGTACCTGCTGTCACAGTCCCAAAGTGGCCAACAAG GTCTTTTGCAACCAAATCATCTCTCACTCTCTCAGCAGCAAGGTGGAATCCTTCAGCCACAAACTGGCTTGGGCCTGGCTTCACAG GCAGTAGGACGTCCCGGACTTCCAGGCTCTCCTCTAGAATCCCATTTGGAAATGGGTCACCTGCATGTTCCAAAACATTTGCCTATGGTGCCAGATGAGCCCAGCGACCTAGAAGAATTGGAGAAATTTGCAAAGACCTTCAAGCAGAGAAGAATAAAGCTGGGATTCACACAG GGTGATGTTGGATTGGCCATGGGAAAGCTCTACGGAAACGATTTTAGCCAGACAACCATATCCCGATTTGAAGCTCTTAACCTGAGTTTTAAAAACATGTGCAAGCTAAAGCCCTTGCTGGAAAAATGGCTGAATGACGCAG AATCTGCCCCCTCGGATGCTGCCTTGACTCCCAGCACTAACTATGCCCAGCTCAGTGAAATGTTTGGGCGCAAGAGAAAGAAACGGACCAGCATTGAAACCAATATCCGTcttacactggagaaaaggttTCAGGAT AACCCCAAACCAAGCTCTGAGGAGATTAGCATGATAGCAGAGCAGCTAGTAATGGAGAAAGAAGTGGTCAGGGTCTGGTTCTGCAATCGGCGCCAGAAGGAAAAACGAATAAACTGCCCAATGAATCTACCACTAAAGTCCCCAGTCTACAACTCCAGAATG GCACCAACTGGTCCTTTGGGAACCATGTCTATGACTCCAGGGCACAGCACAATGACCAGCACAG TGACATCTTCCTGTTCCCCTGGGAGTTCCAGTAGACCTTCTTCACCATCCTCTGGTCTCCAGCCCAGTAGTCCAGGATCATCATTAAATAGTTCCAAACCCACGGTGAACACATCCAGCTACAGCAACTCAAG TTCCTGGTATCGATGGAATCATTCACAATATTACCACTGA
- the pou2f3 gene encoding POU domain, class 2, transcription factor 3 isoform X2, giving the protein MSREPDSTVEQQHGSGNLENDTERDTLDFGKQIKTEDFSEALQSGIPHRPCHLSQGSMIGGGQMSGEMTSLHPLQQLVLVPSHLQPASPYLLSQSQSGQQGLLQPNHLSLSQQQGGILQPQTGLGLASQAVGRPGLPGSPLESHLEMGHLHVPKHLPMVPDEPSDLEELEKFAKTFKQRRIKLGFTQGDVGLAMGKLYGNDFSQTTISRFEALNLSFKNMCKLKPLLEKWLNDAESAPSDAALTPSTNYAQLSEMFGRKRKKRTSIETNIRLTLEKRFQDNPKPSSEEISMIAEQLVMEKEVVRVWFCNRRQKEKRINCPMNLPLKSPVYNSRMAPTGPLGTMSMTPGHSTMTSTVTSSCSPGSSSRPSSPSSGLQPSSPGSSLNSSKPTVNTSSYSNSSSWYRWNHSQYYH; this is encoded by the exons ATGAGCCGGGAACCAGATTCCACAGTGGAGCAGCAACATGGAAGCGGAAACCTGGAGAACG ACACTGAACGAGACACCCTGGACTTTGGCAAACAG ATCAAGACTGAAGATTTTAGTGAGGCACTACAGTCAGGAATTCCTCATCGGCCATGTCACCTGTCCCAAGGATCCATGATAGGCGGAGGACAGATGTCTGGG GAAATGACTTCTTTACACCCTCTCCAACAGCTGGTATTGGTACCCAGCCATTTACAACCTGCCTCTCCGTACCTGCTGTCACAGTCCCAAAGTGGCCAACAAG GTCTTTTGCAACCAAATCATCTCTCACTCTCTCAGCAGCAAGGTGGAATCCTTCAGCCACAAACTGGCTTGGGCCTGGCTTCACAG GCAGTAGGACGTCCCGGACTTCCAGGCTCTCCTCTAGAATCCCATTTGGAAATGGGTCACCTGCATGTTCCAAAACATTTGCCTATGGTGCCAGATGAGCCCAGCGACCTAGAAGAATTGGAGAAATTTGCAAAGACCTTCAAGCAGAGAAGAATAAAGCTGGGATTCACACAG GGTGATGTTGGATTGGCCATGGGAAAGCTCTACGGAAACGATTTTAGCCAGACAACCATATCCCGATTTGAAGCTCTTAACCTGAGTTTTAAAAACATGTGCAAGCTAAAGCCCTTGCTGGAAAAATGGCTGAATGACGCAG AATCTGCCCCCTCGGATGCTGCCTTGACTCCCAGCACTAACTATGCCCAGCTCAGTGAAATGTTTGGGCGCAAGAGAAAGAAACGGACCAGCATTGAAACCAATATCCGTcttacactggagaaaaggttTCAGGAT AACCCCAAACCAAGCTCTGAGGAGATTAGCATGATAGCAGAGCAGCTAGTAATGGAGAAAGAAGTGGTCAGGGTCTGGTTCTGCAATCGGCGCCAGAAGGAAAAACGAATAAACTGCCCAATGAATCTACCACTAAAGTCCCCAGTCTACAACTCCAGAATG GCACCAACTGGTCCTTTGGGAACCATGTCTATGACTCCAGGGCACAGCACAATGACCAGCACAG TGACATCTTCCTGTTCCCCTGGGAGTTCCAGTAGACCTTCTTCACCATCCTCTGGTCTCCAGCCCAGTAGTCCAGGATCATCATTAAATAGTTCCAAACCCACGGTGAACACATCCAGCTACAGCAACTCAAG TTCCTGGTATCGATGGAATCATTCACAATATTACCACTGA
- the pou2f3 gene encoding POU domain, class 2, transcription factor 3 isoform X1 has protein sequence MQMDDLHGPPARSAGCWLLPEGCGGLAELEISLPSLCLDPLPFSPPLCHSEQTEPAEHIEPGEHIEPEEYILYVSLPCMMVNLQYTHPVPSHINMSREPDSTVEQQHGSGNLENDTERDTLDFGKQIKTEDFSEALQSGIPHRPCHLSQGSMIGGGQMSGEMTSLHPLQQLVLVPSHLQPASPYLLSQSQSGQQGLLQPNHLSLSQQQGGILQPQTGLGLASQAVGRPGLPGSPLESHLEMGHLHVPKHLPMVPDEPSDLEELEKFAKTFKQRRIKLGFTQGDVGLAMGKLYGNDFSQTTISRFEALNLSFKNMCKLKPLLEKWLNDAESAPSDAALTPSTNYAQLSEMFGRKRKKRTSIETNIRLTLEKRFQDNPKPSSEEISMIAEQLVMEKEVVRVWFCNRRQKEKRINCPMNLPLKSPVYNSRMAPTGPLGTMSMTPGHSTMTSTVTSSCSPGSSSRPSSPSSGLQPSSPGSSLNSSKPTVNTSSYSNSSSWYRWNHSQYYH, from the exons ATGCAAATGGATGATTTGCATGGGCCCCCAGCCAGGAGCGCAGGATGTTGGCTTTTACCTGAGGGGTGTGGTGGCTTGGCTGAACTCGAAATCTCTCTGCCCTCCTTATGCCTGGACCCCCTCCCATTCTCACCACCTCTGTGCCACTCAGAGCAGACAGAACCAGCAGAGCACATAGAACCAGGAGAGCACATAGAACCAGAagagtacatactgtatgtatctttGCCTTGCATGATGGTGAACCTGCAATACACCCACCCAG TTCCGTCACATATTAACATGAGCCGGGAACCAGATTCCACAGTGGAGCAGCAACATGGAAGCGGAAACCTGGAGAACG ACACTGAACGAGACACCCTGGACTTTGGCAAACAG ATCAAGACTGAAGATTTTAGTGAGGCACTACAGTCAGGAATTCCTCATCGGCCATGTCACCTGTCCCAAGGATCCATGATAGGCGGAGGACAGATGTCTGGG GAAATGACTTCTTTACACCCTCTCCAACAGCTGGTATTGGTACCCAGCCATTTACAACCTGCCTCTCCGTACCTGCTGTCACAGTCCCAAAGTGGCCAACAAG GTCTTTTGCAACCAAATCATCTCTCACTCTCTCAGCAGCAAGGTGGAATCCTTCAGCCACAAACTGGCTTGGGCCTGGCTTCACAG GCAGTAGGACGTCCCGGACTTCCAGGCTCTCCTCTAGAATCCCATTTGGAAATGGGTCACCTGCATGTTCCAAAACATTTGCCTATGGTGCCAGATGAGCCCAGCGACCTAGAAGAATTGGAGAAATTTGCAAAGACCTTCAAGCAGAGAAGAATAAAGCTGGGATTCACACAG GGTGATGTTGGATTGGCCATGGGAAAGCTCTACGGAAACGATTTTAGCCAGACAACCATATCCCGATTTGAAGCTCTTAACCTGAGTTTTAAAAACATGTGCAAGCTAAAGCCCTTGCTGGAAAAATGGCTGAATGACGCAG AATCTGCCCCCTCGGATGCTGCCTTGACTCCCAGCACTAACTATGCCCAGCTCAGTGAAATGTTTGGGCGCAAGAGAAAGAAACGGACCAGCATTGAAACCAATATCCGTcttacactggagaaaaggttTCAGGAT AACCCCAAACCAAGCTCTGAGGAGATTAGCATGATAGCAGAGCAGCTAGTAATGGAGAAAGAAGTGGTCAGGGTCTGGTTCTGCAATCGGCGCCAGAAGGAAAAACGAATAAACTGCCCAATGAATCTACCACTAAAGTCCCCAGTCTACAACTCCAGAATG GCACCAACTGGTCCTTTGGGAACCATGTCTATGACTCCAGGGCACAGCACAATGACCAGCACAG TGACATCTTCCTGTTCCCCTGGGAGTTCCAGTAGACCTTCTTCACCATCCTCTGGTCTCCAGCCCAGTAGTCCAGGATCATCATTAAATAGTTCCAAACCCACGGTGAACACATCCAGCTACAGCAACTCAAG TTCCTGGTATCGATGGAATCATTCACAATATTACCACTGA